The Deinococcus depolymerans genome contains the following window.
GCGGCGCTGGACGAGGTGTTCACGACGACCACGACGCGGTTGGTGCCGCTGCCGCGGTAGAAGGCGTACACGTTCTGCCCGCCGTTGGGGCGCCACAGTTCGGCGTAGTTGCCTTTCCACAGCGCCTCGTTCGCCTTGCGGATGCCCGTGAGTTTGCGGGTCAGGTCGTAGGTGTTCTTGGGGGTGCCGCCGCCCGCCACGAAGTTCGCCTGCGCCGCGCCGCGCCCGGTGTCGGTCCAGGCCCAGGCGGGCATGTCGCGGCGGTTGTCGGGGTCGGAGGCGCCGTACATGCCCAGTTCGTTGCCGTAGTACAGCTGCGGGATGCCGGGCAGGGTCATCAGCAGGCCCAGGGCGTTGCCGTAGCGGGCGCGGATCTCGGTCTCGGCGACGCCCACGCCGGGTTCGTTCACGAAGCGGGGCACGTCGTGGTTGTCGAGCAGGTTCACCTGCAGCAGCGTGCGGTCCAGGCCGAAGGTGGTCAGGGTGTCCTGCATGCGGGACGCGAGGCCGTCGAGGCTGCCGCCCTTGCCGACCGAGTCCACCATGGCCTGGCGCAGCGGGAAGTTGAACGTGGAGTCGAAACCGGCGTCCAGGTAGGTTTTCAGTTTGCCCAGGTTGCCCGAGTCGAAGACCTCGCCCAGCAGGAAGGTGTTCGGGCGGGTGGCCAGCACGCCCGGCACCCAGGAGTTCTGCCAGTAGCTGGTGGGGGCGTGTTTGACGGTGTCCATGCGGATGGCGTCGATGGCGTACGTGCCGGTCCAGCTCTTGCTGAGGTTGGTGAGGTAGGTGGCGACGGCGCTGTCTTCCTGCCGGAAGTCCGGGAGGCCGGCAAGCGGGCAGACGATGTCGTCGCCGGTGCAGTTGCCGTGGAACCAGGAGGGGTTCTGGGTCGTGATGCGTGCGCCGTACCCGGCGTGGTTGACGACCATGTCCATCATGTACTTCTGGCCGCCGGCCTTCAGGTCGCTGATCAGGCCGCTCAGGTCGGTGCCGGTGCCGAATTTGGGGTCGAGGGCGGTGTCGTCGGGGTTGGTGTAGTCGGGCCAGTAGCCGTGGTAGCCGCACTGGCTGCCGTTGACGATGCCGACCTGCCGGTAGACGGGGGTGGTCCAGACGGCGGTGGCGCCCAGGTCGCGGATGTACCCGAGTTTGTTGCGCAGGCCCTGCAGGTCGCCGCCGTGGAATTTGGTGGGGCTGGCGGGGTCGAAGCAGTTGGGTTGTCCCAGCGTGTCGTTGGAAGTGTTTCCATTCGAGAAACGGTCCGGCATGACGAGGTAGATGACCTGTTGCCGCCAGGCGTCGATGTTCGCGCCGCTGATCGCCTGGGACTGAACGGGGACCGTTTTGGAAACGGTTCCAGGCTGGGTCGGCGTGAGCTGTGCCGGAGCGGGCGCCTGAGAGCAGGCGGACAGGAGCAGGGCCGCCGACAGCGCGCCCCCGATCCCGGTACGGGCAGGAGAGACAGCACGTTTCATGGTGAAACCTCCAAAAGAGTGCTCCGCCACAGCGCGGAGCGGGTGGAATTCAATTGTGGTGCCTGCCCATCATAATGGTCAGCCCAGGCCGGAATGCAAGGGGAGGGGCCAGTCTGAACCGACTGACCCCTCTAGACAACAGGTTGGAATTCGCTTGCATCCGGCCCCTCATGCAGACCCGGATGGAACGGGTTGGCCAACACCGTTCCATCCGAGCGAAGCGACCCGTCGGGCGGCTCCGCCGCGTGGGACCCCAGAGGAGTGCCGGGCGTGACGTGAACGGATCGGCGGTGTTCCAATCCGTTCACGAAACCCGCGCGGCCCGGTCCAGAGGCGGCGGGGGGAATCCCCCCCGCCGCCTCTGAAGACCGGCTCAGCGCCGCTCGACCGTGATCTCGGTGCGGTTGCCCTTGCGCTTGACCTTCAGTTCAGCCTTGCTGCCATCCGCCCGGCGGAACTCGCTCTCGATCTCGCTGTTCTTCACGCGGGTCTCCACCAGCACGTACCCCTCGCTGCGCAGTTTCGCGGCGTACGCGTCGTGCTGCCCACGCAGGTCCGAACGGCTGTCCACGGTGATCCGCCACTCACGCTGCGCGCCCCAGGGACTCGTGACCACCGGCGCCGGGCTGGGCGTCACGGGACGCGGCGCACTGACCGCGCGGCCCGCCACGGCATAGAAGGCCGTATCGGTCACCCAGGCGTTCTGGGGCAGGGGCGTCACGACGATGCTCAGCGCCTGCGCCAGCCCCTGCTGCCCCGTGACCTTCACGCTGGCGAAACTGTCCTGCCCGGCCTTGAACGTCGCGATCTGATCGAGGTTCAGCGGCGTGCGGCTGGCCACCGCCAGCACCTTGTTCACGCCGTACGGCGCGGCGATATCGAAGCTGAAGGGATCCCCGGCCGCCGGGAACGCCTTGACCACGTTCGCCTTCAGGAAGTTCGCGCCCCCCTGGTACCGGTTCGGCAGGATCAGGTCCACCTGCCCCTGCGGGTCCACGTTGAACAGGTACACGTACGCGTCCTGGTTGACGCTGGTGTACAGGCGGATCTTCTCGCCGGGCGCGTAGGACGGCGTGGCGCGGCCACTGCTGTCCCGGTCCGTCCAGACCTTCACGCTCAGGTCCGACACCACGGGATTCACGATGATGCTCTGGGCGCTCAGGTTGGGTGCGGCCCGCGCCGGTCCCAGGGACGACACGGCTGCCAGGGCGGCCGTCACGGTCAACAGGTGCTGGATACGGAAGAAAGTCATGCCGGCAGTGTGCGCCCCCCGTGTGACGCCCACCTGACCCTTCTCCCCCCGTCCCTGCGGGAAGTTCTCACCTGCCCGTCAGTCAGCGCGCCGAGCCGGCCCTCCGGATCCCCGGAAGTCCCAGCCGGCCCCGGACGATGGAAAGGCACCTGATACGGCCGGCCTTCTGGTTCGTTCACACTCCGCCCACCCACCGGGTTGCCAGCGTCACGCCCGGCAGTCCTCTGGGGTCCCACGCGGCGGATCCGCTCTCCGGGGCGCTTCGCTCGGATGGAACGGTGTCGGTCAACCATGCAATCGGAATCCGTATCACAAAGTAAATTCTGTTCACCGCCGCCTTGTGATCCGCTCATGCAGCCACTAGACTGACCTGCGTGTCCCCCCGCAAGCCACACTTCCTGACACGCCCACACGTGTGGCGCCTGGGACTATCGGCCGTGCTGATCCTCGCCGCCAGCCGCGCCGGCCAGGCCGGACCGCTGCAGCTCAAGCCGCGCCCGCCGGCCTTCACCTACGTCCGCGCCGCGCAGGCCACCCCCAGGGTCCAGCCGGGTGAACGCCGCGCGCTGACCATCAGCACCGGGCACAGCGACCTGAAACTCACCCTCGGGCAGCTTCAGGCCATGCCCGCCGTGCGCTACACCACCCCGCACCCGCAACTGAAACGCACCTTCACCTACGAGGGCGTCACCCTGCGGGACCTCGCCGCGCGCGGCGGCTTCCTCGGCCGCGACCTGCGGGTGTACGCCTCCAACGGCTTCGCCAGCACCATCCGCGCCGACGACTACATGAACTGGCCGATCATGCTCGCCTACCGCGCCGACGGCGCACCCATCCCCATCCTGCAAAAAGGCCCGCTGACCGTCGTCCTGCCGGAACGCCCGGAACGGTTCCACACGGGTGAGTACTCGGCCGCCTGGGTGTGGTTCGCCGAGCGCATCGCCCCGCAATGACGCCGCCCGCTCCCGAACGCCGCCGGATTCCCCCGCGCCTGCTGCTGCTGGCCCGCGAACTGCTGCTGGCCAGCCTGCCGGGCGTCCTGACCACCACCGTCCTGCTGACCACCACCCTGCCCGCCTACACCGCCCTGAAAAACAACGGCAGCGGCTGGAGCCCCTACGCCTACCAGGGCTTCGTGCAGGACGTGATGCAGTACCAGGTTTCCCGCCACCCGGACGTGCCGGCCGAGGAACGCCAGCAGCGCCGGCTGGAGGCCCTGTCCAGCGCCCTGAACCGCGCGCAGTTCGCGCTGCTCGACGACGTGGAACGCCTGGGTGAACGCCGCCTGTCGGTCGTGGCCCGCAACCTGCAGGAGGACACGGCCGCCTCGGCCGAGCGGGCCGCGCAGGAAGCGATCGGGCTGAACGTCCAGGCGAACGAGTACGCCAAGAGTCTCGGCATCCGCTACCAGCAGGAACTCGCGCGGCTGCGGTACGCGCTGATCGGCACGTCCGCCCTGACCGGCCTGCTCAGCGCGCTGCTGATCCTGCGGGCACTGATGTTCTGGCGGCGGGAACACCTGCGCATGCGCCTGCGCGAGGAGCGGCAGCTGGAAGCCCTGAACCTCGCCAGTCACGAGATGCGCCGCCCCCTGCAGACCCTGCTGCTCGCCAGTGACCTGCTGCGCCGCGCCGAGACACCCGACCAGCAGCAGCGCCTGCTGGCCATGATCGAGGACAGCGCCTCGCAGATCTCCAACCGCGCGGACCTGAGCCGCCTGAACGACCTGTACCTCGACGTGACCCTCCACCCCCAGCGGACCGACCTGCGCCCGCTGGTGCGCCGCTTCGCGTCCGCCCGCGTGCACGTGGTCACGCCGGAAACGCCGGTCCTGTGGCCGGTGGACAGCGGCCGTTTCCGGCAGATGATCGAGAACCTCACCGAGAACGCCCTGAAGTACACCGACGGCCTGGTCGAGGTGACGCTCCTGACCCCGCAGGGCCGCCCACAGGTGCAGGTCCGTGATTTCGGTCCCGGCATGAGCCCCGAACTGCAGGGCCGGGTCTTCCAGCCGTACGAACGCGGCCCGGTGGGCCTGCGCGGCGGGCAGGGGCTGGGCCTGCCGCTGGTGCGCCGCTACGCCCGCGCGCACGGCGGGGACGTGACCATCAGCCACCCGCCGGGAGGAGGGCTGATCGTCACCCTCACGCTCGGAGACCCCGCCACCCACCTGCGGGCCGCGCCCACCCCCAGTCTGACCACGACCTGACGAACCGGATTTCCGCACAGCGCCCCGGCTCGCCGCCCCGTACGCTGGACTGCGTGATCCGCCGCTCCCGCCTGCCCCGCCTGCTGCTGGGCCTGCTGTCCGTCCTGTCCGCCCCGGCCGCCCATGCGCAGGGCACGTTCCGCATCGGGTACAGCGCCGAGGCCGAACGCCGCGCCCCGCTGACCGTCACCTACACCGCCACCTTCCCCGCCGGCCACACCGCTCGCTGGTCCTTCGGGGACGGCGGCGCCGCGCAGGGCGCGCAGGTCACGCACACCTACTACCGGCCCGGGACCTTCACGCTGGTCGCCACGCTCGTGGACGCGCAGGGCCGCGAGGTCAGCCGCGCCGAGACCCCCATCGAGGTGCGCAGCGGCGGACCGGAACGCGCCGACCTGACCGTCCTGCACGCCCCCGGCAGCGTCCGCATCGGCGCGGCCGGCAGCGTCCTGTACCACCCGGAACCGCCGCGCGTGCTGCTCGACGGCCGCGAGGTCGGCCCCGGCCCGCTCCCCCTGACCGCCGGCCCGCACGTGGCGCAGGCGCAGGCCACCGGCAGCGCCGGGCAGAGACTGGAACGCCGCCTGACCCTGAACGCCGCGCCCTTCCAGACCAGCGCCGCCTTCGACAGCGAGGTCCTGCGCCTCACCAACCGCGCCCGCGCACAGGGCTGGAACTGCGCGACGCTGCGCCCCGGCGGCCCCGCCCTGCCCCCCCTGCTCCCGCACCCGGCGCTGGACCTCGCCGCGCAGGGACAGTCGGCCGCCATGGCGCTGTACGGGTACTTCGACCACACCAGCGCCCTGGACGGCAGCAGCCCCCTGCGCCGCGTGCAGACCGCCGGCCTGAATCCCGCCAGTGTCGCCGAGAACATCGCCGCCGGGCAGACCACGCCTGCCGAGGCGGTGGACGGCTGGCTGCGCAGCCCCGGCCACTGCCGCAACATCATGGGGAACTTCACCCTGATCGGCCTGTCGTACGTCACCCGCCCCGGCAGTCCCTACACCCGCTACTGGACGCAGGTGTTCGCGCGTCCCTGAACCCGCCGCGTGACCGGTGGGCGCCGGCCTTTGCGGCAGGAACCCGCCCAGCTCCTCCTCTGCGGAGCAGCTCTCCGAGTCGCATCCGCTCGGATTGAACGGCTCTGCAAGCCATTCAATCGGAGTCCGTATCAGTTGACGTCAGCGACGCTCTCCAGCAGGTCCGCGAGCTGCTCCTTGGCACGGAACACGCGGCTCTTGGCGGTGCCGAGCGCCACGCCCTGAATCTGCGCGATCTCGTCGTAACTGAGGTCCTCCACGAAGCGCAGCACGACCGCCTCGCGGTACTCGGGCGGCAGTTGCAGCAGGGCGCGCTGCACGCGGTCCTGCGCGTCGGCACTCTCCGCCGCCTGCACCGGGGACCGTTTCTGGCTGGTCACCTCGAAGCCCACGTCCTCGCGCGCCTGCTCCAGCGAGAAGCGCTGCAACTGCTTGCGGCGGTGAGATTCGATCTGCGTGTTCCGCGCCACCTGATACAGCCACGGCAGCACCCGCTCGCCGGGCCGGAAGGTGCGGATGCTGCGCCACGCCCGGTAGAAGACCTCCTGGGTCAGGTCCAGCGCGTCCTCGCTGTTGCCTTCCAGGCGGTACAGGTACCCGTACATGCGGCCCTCGTACTCCTGCACGAACTCGAACCACGCGCGTTCCTCGCCGGCCGTCAGCCGCTCCAGCAACTCGGGAGAGAGGAGGTCGGCGGGCACAGGCTCGGTCGGGAGGTCCACAGTGCTCCTACCATAGCGCCCCGCACCCGGCCCGCGCACCGCAGTCTGGGTTCCCGGCAGGTCGCGTCACCGGCCCCCGCTCCTGCGCTAGGATGCGCGCCACCCCACCGGCCGCGCGGCCGGCGCACCGCCCACCCCGCCCATGACGATTCCCCCCGTGACTCCCCCCGCTCCGGCCCTGCCCGGCGTCTCCTCCCTGAGCGACACGCTGCGCGCCATGCTGCCCGACCTGAGCGTGGGCGCGCTGCTGGGGTTCGCGACCGGCGTGGCGCTGCGCCACATCGGGCGGGTGGTGCTGATCGTGCTGGGTGTCCTGTTCATCACGCTGCAACTGCTGTCGTACTTCGACCTGATCACCGTGAACTGGCTGCGGGTGCAGGCGCTGTCCGAGCCGTGGCTGCGGCAGGGCAGCGAGCAGGGCGGCGCGTGGCTCACGCGGGTCCTGACCGCCAACCTGCCGTTCGCCGGGGCCTTCACCGCCGGCCTGCTGCTGGGCCTGCGCGCCAGGGTGTAGAGAGTGAATGGTGGATGGTTGATAGAGGGGTGCGTCTATCAACCATCCACGTGCAACCATCAACGTTCGACCATCGCCCCTTACGCGCTGCCGCGCACGATCAGGCGCGGTTCGAAACGGCGGGCGCGGGGCGGTCCCTTGTAGCCGTTCAGGCGCGAGAGCAGCAGCTGCGCGGCCTCGTAACCCATGCTCTCGACCGGCTGGTGCAGGGTGGTCAGGCCCCGCTCGGCCGCCCAGGGCTGGTCGTCGAAACCGATGACCCGTACGTCCTGACCGATGCGCAGGCCGCGCAGACGCACCTCGTCGAGCAGCGCCCCGGCGAGCATGTCGGCCGACGCGAACACCGTGCAGGGCAGCCCGGCGGCCTGCGCGTCGTCCAGCAGGGTCGCGGCGGTGTTGCGGGCGGCCAGCGAGTCGAAACTGGAGGTGTACTCGGCGCGGACGCTGCGCCCGGCCGCCTGCACCTCGCTCATGAAGCCGCTGCGGCGATCCTCGAACACGCGGGTGGTGAACAGCTGATCGAGTTCCGTCTCGACCCACACGGCGTACAGCTGTCCCGGGAGTTTCGCGGCGTACTCGCCGGCCAGGCGGCCCCCGGCAACGTTGTCCATGAACGAGGAATCCACGTTGTCGGCGTACGCGTCGACGAGGACGGTCGGTTGCTGCGTGCGCAGGCGGCGTTCGTGGAACATCTGCGTGAGGTTATAGGTGGCCATGACCAGCCCGTCCGCCTGGTACGCCAGGGTGTGGGACCCCAGGTAACGTTCCAGGCGGGAGCGGTCCAGCAGCGGGAAGATCGCCACGTCGTACCGCGCTTCCTGAAAGGCGCTTTCCAGGCCGTCGAGGAGCCGCACGTAGAACTCCGTGGTGAGGACCGGCAGCAGGACGCTGATGGTGTAGCTCTTGCCGCCGGCAATGCGCCGGGCGTGCGGGTTGGGCGTGTACTCGAGGTCCGCGATGGCCTTGAGGACGCTCTCGCGCGTGGCTCCCTTGACGGCGACGTGGTTGTTCAGCACCCGTGAAACGGTGCCGACGCCAACCCCGGCCTGCCGGGCAACATCCTGAATGGTGGGTTTCCGCATGGTCTTGGCCTCACCATACTCCCTTTATGGAAAGGGTTCCACAGGGGGACGGGCGGCGCGGCCGGCCCGGCCGGGGACAATGCGGCCCCCGGGCGCGGCCTAGACTGCCGCTGAAGACCGCCGGCCCGGCCCCGTGTCACGGCCACGCCGGCCGCCGAAAGGAGTGTCATGACCCCACCCGTTCCTCCACGCTGCCCGCGCACCCCCCCTGCGGTGCCGCTGGCCCTGCTGGCCCTGCTCACCCTGAACGCCTGCGGGCCCGGCGCGGCCTCCGAAACGGCCGCCGGCACGCCGGCCAGCACGCAGACGGCCACACCGGCGGCCCCCACCACCCACGACATGGGCGCGATGGCCCACAGCGACGCAGGGCACGGTGACCTGACCCACGGCGCGACCCACGGGAAGCCGGTCGCCGCAGACGCAGCCCCGCAGACCGCCGCGCCGCTGCCCATCACCGTCAGCGGCGGGCGCGTGGTCGCCGTGCCGCCCGGCGTGCGGGACACCAGCGTGTTCGCCACGCTGACGAACACCGGGCCCGACGACATTCAGCTGAGCGGCGTGAGCAGTCCCGCCGCGACCGGCGGAACGCTGATGGTCACCCGCACCGACGCGGCCGGCCTGACCGGCATGAGCGCCGTGGACACCCTGACCGTCCCCGCCGGCGGCACCCTGACCCTC
Protein-coding sequences here:
- a CDS encoding LacI family DNA-binding transcriptional regulator, which translates into the protein MRKPTIQDVARQAGVGVGTVSRVLNNHVAVKGATRESVLKAIADLEYTPNPHARRIAGGKSYTISVLLPVLTTEFYVRLLDGLESAFQEARYDVAIFPLLDRSRLERYLGSHTLAYQADGLVMATYNLTQMFHERRLRTQQPTVLVDAYADNVDSSFMDNVAGGRLAGEYAAKLPGQLYAVWVETELDQLFTTRVFEDRRSGFMSEVQAAGRSVRAEYTSSFDSLAARNTAATLLDDAQAAGLPCTVFASADMLAGALLDEVRLRGLRIGQDVRVIGFDDQPWAAERGLTTLHQPVESMGYEAAQLLLSRLNGYKGPPRARRFEPRLIVRGSA
- a CDS encoding copper chaperone PCu(A)C, which produces MTPPVPPRCPRTPPAVPLALLALLTLNACGPGAASETAAGTPASTQTATPAAPTTHDMGAMAHSDAGHGDLTHGATHGKPVAADAAPQTAAPLPITVSGGRVVAVPPGVRDTSVFATLTNTGPDDIQLSGVSSPAATGGTLMVTRTDAAGLTGMSAVDTLTVPAGGTLTLSDTGDHLMLSGLKAPLQEGERLSLTLTDTQGRALTLDLPVLKP
- a CDS encoding RNA polymerase sigma factor, which produces MDLPTEPVPADLLSPELLERLTAGEERAWFEFVQEYEGRMYGYLYRLEGNSEDALDLTQEVFYRAWRSIRTFRPGERVLPWLYQVARNTQIESHRRKQLQRFSLEQAREDVGFEVTSQKRSPVQAAESADAQDRVQRALLQLPPEYREAVVLRFVEDLSYDEIAQIQGVALGTAKSRVFRAKEQLADLLESVADVN
- a CDS encoding FUN14 domain-containing protein, with the protein product MTPPAPALPGVSSLSDTLRAMLPDLSVGALLGFATGVALRHIGRVVLIVLGVLFITLQLLSYFDLITVNWLRVQALSEPWLRQGSEQGGAWLTRVLTANLPFAGAFTAGLLLGLRARV
- a CDS encoding alpha-amylase family glycosyl hydrolase, which codes for MKRAVSPARTGIGGALSAALLLSACSQAPAPAQLTPTQPGTVSKTVPVQSQAISGANIDAWRQQVIYLVMPDRFSNGNTSNDTLGQPNCFDPASPTKFHGGDLQGLRNKLGYIRDLGATAVWTTPVYRQVGIVNGSQCGYHGYWPDYTNPDDTALDPKFGTGTDLSGLISDLKAGGQKYMMDMVVNHAGYGARITTQNPSWFHGNCTGDDIVCPLAGLPDFRQEDSAVATYLTNLSKSWTGTYAIDAIRMDTVKHAPTSYWQNSWVPGVLATRPNTFLLGEVFDSGNLGKLKTYLDAGFDSTFNFPLRQAMVDSVGKGGSLDGLASRMQDTLTTFGLDRTLLQVNLLDNHDVPRFVNEPGVGVAETEIRARYGNALGLLMTLPGIPQLYYGNELGMYGASDPDNRRDMPAWAWTDTGRGAAQANFVAGGGTPKNTYDLTRKLTGIRKANEALWKGNYAELWRPNGGQNVYAFYRGSGTNRVVVVVNTSSSAASVNLDLQGNAGISAADKSALSNGTVFNDLLAEGAPASATVTAGKLPVTIGAGKMGIYRAGATGTGGTGGTAVSVTFQVSASTFFGQDVYLVGDRPELGAWNTASALAMTPGGCVGSTCTWKTTVSLPPSVAAQFKFIKKPGDSGASLTWEGGSNRTYTTPASGSATYNGGNWQ
- a CDS encoding CAP domain-containing protein: MIRRSRLPRLLLGLLSVLSAPAAHAQGTFRIGYSAEAERRAPLTVTYTATFPAGHTARWSFGDGGAAQGAQVTHTYYRPGTFTLVATLVDAQGREVSRAETPIEVRSGGPERADLTVLHAPGSVRIGAAGSVLYHPEPPRVLLDGREVGPGPLPLTAGPHVAQAQATGSAGQRLERRLTLNAAPFQTSAAFDSEVLRLTNRARAQGWNCATLRPGGPALPPLLPHPALDLAAQGQSAAMALYGYFDHTSALDGSSPLRRVQTAGLNPASVAENIAAGQTTPAEAVDGWLRSPGHCRNIMGNFTLIGLSYVTRPGSPYTRYWTQVFARP
- a CDS encoding DUF4384 domain-containing protein, which produces MTFFRIQHLLTVTAALAAVSSLGPARAAPNLSAQSIIVNPVVSDLSVKVWTDRDSSGRATPSYAPGEKIRLYTSVNQDAYVYLFNVDPQGQVDLILPNRYQGGANFLKANVVKAFPAAGDPFSFDIAAPYGVNKVLAVASRTPLNLDQIATFKAGQDSFASVKVTGQQGLAQALSIVVTPLPQNAWVTDTAFYAVAGRAVSAPRPVTPSPAPVVTSPWGAQREWRITVDSRSDLRGQHDAYAAKLRSEGYVLVETRVKNSEIESEFRRADGSKAELKVKRKGNRTEITVERR
- a CDS encoding HAMP domain-containing sensor histidine kinase — its product is MTPPAPERRRIPPRLLLLARELLLASLPGVLTTTVLLTTTLPAYTALKNNGSGWSPYAYQGFVQDVMQYQVSRHPDVPAEERQQRRLEALSSALNRAQFALLDDVERLGERRLSVVARNLQEDTAASAERAAQEAIGLNVQANEYAKSLGIRYQQELARLRYALIGTSALTGLLSALLILRALMFWRREHLRMRLREERQLEALNLASHEMRRPLQTLLLASDLLRRAETPDQQQRLLAMIEDSASQISNRADLSRLNDLYLDVTLHPQRTDLRPLVRRFASARVHVVTPETPVLWPVDSGRFRQMIENLTENALKYTDGLVEVTLLTPQGRPQVQVRDFGPGMSPELQGRVFQPYERGPVGLRGGQGLGLPLVRRYARAHGGDVTISHPPGGGLIVTLTLGDPATHLRAAPTPSLTTT